GGCATCGAAGCCGCGGGTTACACCACCCCCACCCCCATCCAGCAGCAAGCCATCCCGGTGGTGCTGCAAGGGCGCGACGTCCTCGGCCTGGCCCAGACCGGCACCGGCAAGACCGCCGCCTTCGTCCTCCCCATCCTGCAGCGCCTCACCAAAGGCCCGCTCCGCCAGACCCGCGCCCTCATCATCGCCCCCACCCGCGAGCTGGCCGAGCAAATCCACCAGACCATCGTCATCTTGGGCCGCCAGACCAGGGCGCGCAGCGTCGCCGTCTATGGCGGCGTCGGTAAGGGGCCGCAGACGGAGGCGCTGCGCCGCGGGGCCGAGATCGTCGTCGCCTGCCCTGGCCGCCTGCTCGACCACATCGCCGACGGCGCCATCGACCTCTCGCACATCGAAGTGCTGGTGTTGGATGAAGCCGACCGCATGTGCGATATGGGCTTCCTGCCCGACATCCGTCGCATCCTCAGCCGCCTGCCCGCCCAACGCCAGACGCTCTTCTTCTCGGCCACGATGCCGCCCGAGATCCGCACCCTGGCCGATGGCATCCTCCACCAGCCTGCCACCGTGCAGGTGGGGATGATGGCGCCAGTCGAGACCGTCTCGCACGCCCTCTACCCCGTCGCGGACCGACTCAAACCCGGCCTGCTGCTGGCCCTGCTAGAACGAACCCCCACCGGGCGCGTCCTCATCTTCACCCGCACCAAACACCGCGCCCGCACCCTGGCCCAGCATCTGGCCAAACACAACTACAATGTCCAGGCGTTGCAGGGCAACATGACCCAAAACCGGCGGCAAGAGGCCCTCGACGGCTTCCGCAACGGCAAGTACGACCTGCTGGTGGCCACCGACATCGCCGCTCGCGGCATCGATGTCACCGGCATCTCGCACGTGATCAACTTCGACATGCCCGACACCGTCGATGCCTACACCCACCGCATCGGCCGCACCGGCCGCGTCCACCGCACCGGCGAAGCCTTCACCCTGACCACACAGGCCGACGAAAGCATGGTGCGCGAGATCGAACGACTTCTGGGCGAGCGCATCGAGCGCCGCCGCGTCCAGGATTTCGACTACGGCGGCCCTGCGCCCGAAAGCCAGCCGGCGCAACCGTTGCCATCACAACCCCAGCGCCAGCCGGCAACCCATCCCGGCAGCCGCCCGTC
This genomic window from Caldilineales bacterium contains:
- a CDS encoding DEAD/DEAH box helicase, whose product is MNFKQFALDPRLDAGIEAAGYTTPTPIQQQAIPVVLQGRDVLGLAQTGTGKTAAFVLPILQRLTKGPLRQTRALIIAPTRELAEQIHQTIVILGRQTRARSVAVYGGVGKGPQTEALRRGAEIVVACPGRLLDHIADGAIDLSHIEVLVLDEADRMCDMGFLPDIRRILSRLPAQRQTLFFSATMPPEIRTLADGILHQPATVQVGMMAPVETVSHALYPVADRLKPGLLLALLERTPTGRVLIFTRTKHRARTLAQHLAKHNYNVQALQGNMTQNRRQEALDGFRNGKYDLLVATDIAARGIDVTGISHVINFDMPDTVDAYTHRIGRTGRVHRTGEAFTLTTQADESMVREIERLLGERIERRRVQDFDYGGPAPESQPAQPLPSQPQRQPATHPGSRPSQGYGQGNRQPANQPGKGRSSPPDHRQPDHRQPAQPSRPASVPPRSPARSTPSYRRDRG